The proteins below come from a single Desulfitobacterium metallireducens DSM 15288 genomic window:
- a CDS encoding cytochrome c3 family protein, whose protein sequence is MTPDADGKTGGNSGTGFDSPDNLNEPIKYDSTNNKVIHSAYSKTSDACASCHAIHTSVNTTGALLQWEDPQTACWACHDGTVAATYDVVNGTHAAGSQVNSGGLFGTGSEAATEGLSNHGMSPKETAFVTTAAAPGGAEDFASATGNKDINGDWNTEFTCIACHDPHGTYGNARILNPDVNGVASAAFTALKTTPDTLTATDATNTVFKASKGNWMSGRNNEPVVKVAGVTKKENTDFTVQYKDGTVTFTGPQTGTVTAAYKPALVVEMTVAAKLTAAETVKYENGINQFCGACHTDYNNVNKTDSASYGTGGAYDELLGDYRKAYRHSVGFTRTATTADPNFTDANSLISTYAGLKFDTSNPKAPGAIAPTVDCLTCHYAHGTSDKFIETSLSQLGQGTTFAGTNAAGDKILQTYDTTRTTALKRLPNMGVCQVCHNKEGKSPVLGINLATATYSAAAPQEVKQAASLAKDFTLSSGTEVTGLTTSLSLAKLDGTAVNFSDLFDSTAGTFKISARTSAENFADVVTATPTTSTVNVSSAVTVNSSVDQITRLSAKVLSGATVGEIYQVTEVVTNASGAVVASNTAYFKVIAK, encoded by the coding sequence ATGACACCTGATGCTGATGGCAAAACAGGTGGAAATAGTGGAACTGGGTTTGATAGCCCGGATAACCTTAACGAACCAATTAAGTATGACAGCACAAATAACAAAGTAATTCACAGCGCTTATAGCAAAACCTCTGATGCTTGTGCTTCTTGTCACGCAATCCACACCTCGGTTAATACTACTGGTGCATTGTTACAATGGGAAGACCCTCAGACCGCATGTTGGGCTTGCCATGATGGTACAGTAGCAGCTACTTATGACGTCGTTAACGGTACTCACGCTGCTGGTTCTCAGGTGAACTCCGGTGGACTTTTCGGAACAGGTTCGGAAGCAGCTACAGAAGGCCTTTCAAACCATGGTATGTCTCCGAAGGAAACAGCTTTTGTAACAACCGCAGCTGCACCCGGTGGTGCTGAAGACTTCGCTAGTGCAACTGGCAACAAAGATATAAATGGAGACTGGAATACTGAATTTACTTGTATCGCTTGCCATGATCCTCATGGAACCTATGGTAATGCTCGTATTCTCAATCCTGATGTCAACGGAGTTGCTTCTGCAGCTTTTACAGCATTGAAAACAACTCCTGATACGCTCACAGCTACTGATGCAACTAATACAGTGTTCAAAGCTTCCAAAGGCAACTGGATGAGTGGCCGTAATAATGAGCCTGTTGTTAAAGTCGCTGGTGTGACGAAAAAAGAGAATACTGATTTTACAGTTCAATACAAAGATGGGACTGTTACATTCACAGGACCTCAAACTGGTACAGTTACAGCCGCCTATAAACCGGCTCTAGTTGTTGAAATGACGGTTGCTGCTAAGTTAACCGCAGCTGAAACCGTTAAATATGAAAATGGTATCAACCAATTCTGCGGTGCTTGCCATACTGACTACAACAACGTAAATAAAACTGATTCAGCCTCATACGGGACTGGTGGAGCTTATGATGAACTCCTTGGAGATTATCGTAAAGCTTATCGTCACTCCGTTGGCTTTACGCGCACTGCTACCACTGCCGATCCTAACTTTACTGATGCTAATTCCTTGATCTCTACTTATGCTGGACTCAAATTTGATACCTCTAATCCGAAGGCACCTGGCGCTATTGCTCCTACAGTTGACTGCTTAACCTGTCACTATGCTCATGGAACTAGTGATAAGTTTATTGAAACTTCTCTGAGTCAACTCGGACAAGGTACAACCTTTGCGGGCACCAATGCTGCAGGCGACAAGATCCTCCAAACTTACGATACTACCCGTACAACAGCTCTTAAACGCTTACCTAACATGGGCGTTTGCCAAGTTTGCCATAACAAAGAAGGTAAATCTCCAGTCCTTGGAATTAACCTAGCTACAGCAACGTATTCCGCTGCAGCTCCACAAGAGGTTAAACAGGCAGCTTCTCTTGCTAAAGACTTTACGTTATCTAGTGGTACAGAAGTTACAGGATTAACAACATCACTCAGCTTGGCAAAACTTGATGGTACAGCAGTTAACTTCAGCGATCTGTTTGATAGTACTGCTGGTACATTTAAAATCTCAGCAAGAACTAGTGCAGAGAACTTCGCAGACGTTGTAACTGCAACACCTACTACTTCTACTGTTAATGTTAGTTCTGCAGTTACAGTTAATTCTAGCGTAGATCAAATTACAAGACTCAGTGCCAAAGTGCTGAGCGGTGCAACAGTTGGTGAAATTTATCAAGTTACTGAAGTAGTTACAAATGCTTCAGGAGCTGTTGTTGCAAGCAATACCGCTTACTTCAAAGTCATTGCAAAATAA
- a CDS encoding 6-bladed beta-propeller: MSTSIINRPMRRRNMYLILVLILLLEVGLFTWAFLSKTNITKTATQYLPIGSIIPTFQANIYGDLSAPLNKPMAVAVSNRTIYISDTNNQRIQVFDYEGKPISMFGEPGEGEGQFRFPYGIASDAQGQLYIADLYNGNISIFSPDGQFIKYFGEKGEFKGPGGLAIDGDKLYVSDVQSSEIKVFSLDGTKLLSFGKKGAGDGELNSPNALVHAGNKIYVSDTGNDRIQVFDEQGNFLLKASSLLSNPRGISVDPQGNIYVVSNLTNKVVVFKPNGEKLTTIGQMGSDDGQFRFPNGLTRDNQGRLYITDVGNTRTAIFQ; the protein is encoded by the coding sequence ATGTCAACGAGTATTATTAATCGTCCTATGAGAAGGCGAAATATGTACTTAATCTTAGTTCTTATTCTGCTCCTTGAGGTGGGGTTATTCACTTGGGCTTTTCTTTCCAAAACAAACATTACGAAAACAGCTACGCAATATTTACCTATAGGCTCAATAATACCGACTTTTCAAGCAAATATTTATGGAGATTTATCCGCTCCCTTAAACAAGCCAATGGCTGTTGCCGTTTCAAATCGTACCATATATATATCCGATACCAATAACCAGAGGATACAGGTTTTTGACTATGAAGGGAAGCCGATTTCCATGTTTGGTGAACCTGGAGAAGGAGAAGGGCAATTTCGCTTTCCTTATGGAATTGCCAGTGATGCTCAAGGTCAACTCTATATCGCTGATCTCTATAACGGGAATATTTCGATTTTTAGTCCAGATGGACAATTTATTAAGTATTTCGGAGAAAAAGGAGAATTTAAAGGTCCGGGTGGGTTAGCGATTGATGGTGATAAACTTTATGTCAGTGATGTTCAAAGTAGTGAAATTAAAGTCTTTTCCCTTGATGGGACAAAACTGCTGAGTTTTGGGAAAAAAGGTGCAGGCGATGGTGAGTTGAATTCACCCAATGCCCTTGTGCATGCTGGGAATAAGATCTACGTTTCGGATACAGGAAACGATCGGATTCAAGTTTTTGACGAACAGGGTAATTTTCTTCTCAAGGCCTCAAGCCTACTCTCTAATCCTCGTGGGATCAGCGTAGATCCGCAGGGCAACATCTATGTAGTCAGTAACTTAACCAATAAGGTTGTGGTTTTCAAACCTAATGGCGAAAAGTTAACGACGATTGGACAAATGGGATCAGATGATGGACAATTTAGGTTTCCGAATGGTTTAACTCGAGATAACCAGGGCCGGTTGTATATAACCGATGTGGGGAATACCCGGACTGCAATCTTTCAATAA
- a CDS encoding tetratricopeptide repeat protein yields the protein MTEPMNPSINQNPGFIPQVQPNQGQKKPYKTIKLWKEVLILLAFTFGIFSLGIYIGNTYFWNQFDKTPILEKEYQSAMEKVKQNPDSATSHVDFGWALFQKGQYNEALAEYKKATELDEKNFKAYLNLGIAYQQVDKIDIAITTLQKAVELAPKSYEAHYYLGLAYQSNDKLDQALEELQLAEKLHPGSTKIIYDIGQLHEKMGSVDEAKKDYQDALNFDPQFALAQEALSRLGGVK from the coding sequence ATGACGGAACCCATGAACCCGAGTATCAATCAGAACCCAGGATTTATTCCTCAAGTCCAACCTAATCAGGGTCAAAAAAAACCCTATAAAACGATTAAGCTTTGGAAAGAGGTTTTGATCCTTTTAGCTTTTACTTTCGGCATTTTTAGTCTTGGAATATATATTGGCAATACCTATTTCTGGAACCAGTTTGATAAGACCCCTATTCTTGAAAAAGAGTATCAGAGTGCCATGGAGAAGGTAAAGCAGAACCCCGACAGTGCGACGAGCCACGTCGATTTCGGTTGGGCTCTCTTTCAAAAAGGTCAATATAATGAAGCTTTAGCGGAATATAAAAAAGCCACTGAATTAGACGAAAAGAACTTCAAAGCGTATCTTAACTTAGGTATTGCTTATCAACAGGTAGATAAGATTGATATAGCCATCACTACACTCCAAAAGGCAGTCGAACTTGCTCCAAAGTCTTATGAAGCGCATTACTACCTTGGCCTAGCCTATCAGAGTAACGATAAATTAGATCAAGCCTTGGAGGAATTACAACTGGCAGAGAAGCTTCACCCTGGCTCAACGAAGATTATTTATGATATTGGTCAACTCCATGAAAAAATGGGGAGTGTCGATGAAGCCAAAAAAGATTATCAGGATGCCCTTAATTTTGATCCCCAATTTGCATTAGCCCAAGAAGCCTTAAGCCGTCTAGGAGGTGTAAAGTAA
- a CDS encoding NapC/NirT family cytochrome c, with translation MKKRLSTIMSKLKFQQGKSLGLLLVIVIILIFAGGVGLSVTSSNSFCITCHEMQPEHLTYKVTSHAQFSCTTCHLTPGVGSYIESKVKVMGYIGKHITGNYKGPIVASEPIPNQVCEKCHSTMRKVTASGDINIPHEKHLEHDIACTACHGGVAHAFVAERGLTTQENSATWTLAKAEEVSKFDDTKTAMEACMDCHEQVNQGLKPWEENQGLGKTEAQRVAERQASEKQAKDGNGELPGAVQAIAKAGTSELTAPMRCAPCHLKIQTPVNHVDKSWSNTHGITAAQDIKWCAECHSRQRDRVLITAQTTVQDYARSNTLCAPCHEKRPTGHLENKQQWLPTHGNVVKDKGAQNCLVCHETEKATDQNNQKMPGVNAVTCNTCHWFKNGKVETPQ, from the coding sequence GTGAAAAAAAGGCTTAGCACAATTATGAGTAAGCTAAAATTTCAACAAGGCAAAAGCTTAGGACTATTGTTAGTTATTGTTATTATCCTTATTTTCGCTGGTGGAGTAGGGTTAAGTGTTACCTCATCTAATTCGTTTTGTATAACCTGTCATGAAATGCAGCCAGAACACTTGACTTATAAGGTGACATCCCATGCCCAATTTTCTTGTACCACTTGCCATCTTACACCTGGAGTCGGAAGCTATATCGAAAGTAAAGTCAAAGTCATGGGCTATATTGGTAAGCATATCACCGGAAATTATAAAGGCCCAATTGTTGCATCTGAGCCCATTCCCAATCAAGTTTGCGAAAAGTGCCACTCGACCATGCGGAAAGTGACGGCATCTGGAGACATCAATATCCCGCATGAAAAGCACTTAGAACACGATATCGCCTGTACAGCCTGTCACGGAGGAGTAGCTCACGCCTTTGTAGCGGAGCGGGGGCTGACCACCCAAGAAAATTCAGCTACATGGACATTGGCCAAAGCGGAAGAAGTCAGTAAATTTGACGATACGAAAACAGCGATGGAAGCATGTATGGATTGTCATGAACAAGTGAATCAAGGGCTAAAACCTTGGGAAGAAAATCAAGGTCTTGGGAAAACAGAAGCCCAACGAGTAGCTGAACGCCAAGCATCCGAAAAACAAGCGAAGGATGGAAACGGGGAACTCCCTGGAGCTGTGCAAGCGATAGCGAAGGCTGGAACCAGTGAACTTACGGCTCCTATGCGCTGTGCTCCCTGTCATCTCAAGATCCAAACACCCGTCAATCACGTCGATAAATCTTGGAGTAATACTCATGGAATAACTGCTGCACAAGATATTAAATGGTGTGCTGAATGTCACTCCAGACAACGCGATAGAGTTCTTATAACAGCCCAAACAACGGTTCAAGATTATGCCCGTTCCAACACCTTATGTGCTCCCTGCCATGAAAAACGACCTACGGGACACTTGGAAAATAAACAACAATGGCTGCCGACTCATGGAAATGTCGTGAAAGATAAAGGCGCACAGAACTGTCTCGTCTGTCATGAGACGGAAAAGGCAACCGATCAGAATAACCAAAAGATGCCCGGTGTGAACGCCGTAACCTGTAATACCTGTCACTGGTTTAAAAATGGTAAGGTGGAGACTCCGCAATAG
- a CDS encoding LuxR C-terminal-related transcriptional regulator produces the protein MSVQILLADENYIQLEGLKKLFETVEDIQVRQTVRDVQETVNKISESQPDIIMMDLHSPICNGIRAIRQIHTFYPKIRILILTNLCSIEAIRSAIEAGASGYLLKQCSFKELLHAIRAISQGNSYFHPMVSKLIVNGIMQHGHEVIAGREMAPCLTDREMEVLHLAAEGLTNQEIAKQLFISTKTVQTHRRNIMDKLGFHDRVDLVKYAIRKGIIALQE, from the coding sequence ATGTCGGTTCAGATCCTTTTGGCAGATGAAAATTATATACAGTTGGAAGGGCTGAAAAAACTCTTTGAGACGGTTGAGGACATTCAGGTTAGGCAGACGGTTCGAGATGTACAAGAAACCGTGAATAAAATATCCGAGTCGCAGCCGGATATCATTATGATGGATCTGCATTCCCCGATTTGTAATGGAATTCGAGCGATTCGTCAAATTCACACGTTCTACCCCAAGATAAGAATTCTTATCTTAACAAACCTCTGTAGTATCGAGGCGATTCGCTCAGCCATAGAAGCGGGTGCTTCTGGGTATCTCTTAAAGCAGTGCTCATTTAAAGAATTGCTCCATGCTATTCGAGCCATCTCTCAAGGGAATTCCTATTTCCATCCGATGGTTTCGAAACTTATTGTTAATGGCATTATGCAACACGGTCACGAAGTTATCGCAGGAAGAGAGATGGCCCCCTGTTTAACCGATCGTGAAATGGAAGTTTTGCATTTGGCGGCAGAAGGGCTTACGAATCAAGAAATCGCAAAGCAACTTTTTATCAGCACGAAGACGGTCCAGACTCATCGCCGTAATATTATGGATAAATTAGGCTTTCATGATCGCGTGGATCTTGTAAAATATGCAATTCGGAAAGGAATTATTGCACTTCAAGAGTGA